The following proteins are co-located in the Calditrichota bacterium genome:
- the clpP gene encoding ATP-dependent Clp endopeptidase proteolytic subunit ClpP, with protein MGLVPIVIEQTGRGERAFDIFSRLLKERIIFIGSPIDDAVASLTIAQLLFLEAEDPEKDIFVYLNTPGGYVSAGLAIYDTMQYIKPDVATICMGQAASMGAVLLAAGAKGKRSALPHSRIMIHQPLGGAQGQASDIEIHAKEILTLRQKLNEILSFHTGQPIEKIEKDTDRNYFMSPEEAKDYGLIDEVLVKKTKNQKKKK; from the coding sequence ATGGGATTAGTTCCAATTGTTATCGAACAAACGGGCCGCGGCGAGCGTGCCTTTGACATATTTTCAAGGCTGTTAAAAGAACGGATCATTTTTATCGGGTCGCCGATTGATGATGCGGTAGCGAGTTTGACCATTGCCCAATTGCTTTTTTTGGAGGCCGAAGATCCGGAAAAGGATATCTTTGTGTATCTGAATACTCCGGGCGGTTATGTTTCCGCAGGGCTGGCCATCTACGACACCATGCAGTACATTAAACCGGATGTGGCCACCATTTGCATGGGACAGGCGGCCAGTATGGGCGCTGTGCTTTTGGCTGCCGGTGCCAAGGGAAAACGCTCGGCACTTCCGCATTCCCGAATTATGATTCACCAGCCGTTGGGTGGTGCTCAAGGCCAGGCAAGCGATATTGAAATTCATGCCAAGGAAATCTTAACCCTTCGTCAAAAATTAAATGAAATTCTTTCGTTTCACACGGGACAACCCATCGAAAAAATCGAAAAAGATACGGACCGTAATTATTTCATGTCTCCCGAGGAAGCAAAAGACTATGGTTTAATTGACGAAGTTCTGGTGAAAAAAACCAAGAACCAGAAAAAGAAAAAATAG
- the clpX gene encoding ATP-dependent Clp protease ATP-binding subunit ClpX translates to MASTKREKIYICSFCGKNSNQVEAIITGPGVYICNECVYNAMEILKNDLMRRTLSERKNIPTPAEIKAELDNYVIGQDQAKKTLSVAVYNHYKRVASQDYYEDDELEKSNILLIGPTGTGKTLLAQTLARFLQVPFTIADATTLTEAGYVGEDVENILVRLLQAADYDIERAEKGIIYIDEIDKIARKGGNPSITRDVSGEGVQQALLKILEGTVASVPPKGGRKHPEQSLININTKNILFIVGGAFEGIDKIIEARLNKKSMGFGADIKLRSERQVGEILRRVEPEDLLRFGLIPELIGRLPVLSALDELTTDALLTILTKPKNAITKQYQRLFEMEGVTLSFEEEALKAVVEIAQKRGTGARALRSVMEEAMLEIMFQLPNIQGIKECIVTKDVITKKKEPIYKIKEIKKRA, encoded by the coding sequence ATGGCCAGTACAAAGCGGGAAAAAATCTACATTTGTTCCTTCTGCGGCAAAAATTCCAACCAGGTGGAAGCAATTATCACCGGCCCCGGCGTGTACATCTGTAACGAATGTGTGTACAACGCCATGGAGATCTTAAAAAATGATTTAATGCGCCGGACGCTTTCGGAACGCAAAAATATCCCAACCCCGGCCGAAATAAAGGCGGAACTGGATAATTATGTTATCGGACAAGACCAGGCGAAAAAGACGCTTTCTGTTGCCGTTTACAACCATTACAAGCGCGTGGCATCTCAGGATTATTATGAGGATGACGAGCTTGAAAAAAGCAATATTTTGTTAATCGGTCCCACGGGTACCGGAAAAACGCTGCTGGCCCAAACACTGGCCCGTTTTCTTCAGGTTCCATTTACCATTGCCGATGCCACCACCCTGACGGAAGCCGGCTATGTGGGAGAAGATGTCGAAAATATTTTGGTACGTTTGCTCCAGGCCGCGGACTACGACATTGAGCGAGCCGAAAAAGGAATTATCTATATTGACGAGATTGACAAGATTGCCCGAAAGGGCGGAAACCCGTCCATTACGCGGGATGTTTCCGGTGAAGGTGTTCAACAGGCCCTGCTTAAGATTTTGGAAGGCACAGTGGCCTCTGTTCCCCCAAAGGGTGGACGGAAACATCCGGAGCAAAGTCTAATCAACATCAACACGAAAAATATTCTGTTTATCGTAGGCGGCGCTTTTGAGGGAATTGATAAAATCATTGAAGCCCGTTTGAATAAGAAATCCATGGGTTTTGGCGCCGACATTAAACTCCGGTCCGAACGGCAGGTGGGCGAAATATTGCGCCGGGTTGAACCGGAGGATTTGCTTCGCTTTGGGCTCATCCCCGAGCTGATTGGCCGTTTACCCGTACTCAGCGCCCTGGACGAACTCACAACAGATGCCTTGCTTACCATTCTGACCAAACCCAAAAATGCCATTACCAAACAGTACCAGCGTCTTTTTGAGATGGAAGGGGTTACTCTTTCGTTCGAGGAAGAAGCACTGAAAGCCGTGGTGGAGATTGCTCAGAAACGGGGCACCGGGGCACGCGCCCTCCGCTCGGTAATGGAAGAAGCCATGCTGGAGATAATGTTTCAGCTCCCGAATATTCAGGGAATAAAGGAGTGCATTGTTACAAAAGATGTGATTACCAAGAAAAAAGAGCCCATCTATAAAATCAAAGAAATCAAAAAACGAGCGTAA
- the lon gene encoding endopeptidase La translates to MQRIEREDITIEINDKLPVLPLKETVVFPYMIYPLLVGRESSTHALQEALMTDKLILLVAQKDVQEENPSAKDLYRVGVVARVLQILKLPNGLIKVLVEGIIRARVKRFMKVEDFYRATIDLVPETLQTNKKVEAGLRHVLNLFKEYILLNRDVPDELILTVESLENPQRIADFIAAHVTKKLSDKQKLLETKDLNKELVELSRILESEKEILEIERTIEDQVRDRMQKSQRSYYLQEQLRVIKQELGEEDEVVGDVQLLIEKIERAGMPREVREKAFEEIDRLKFTPTMSPEYTVTRNYLDWLLALPWKKRTRDNLDLDRVQKTLDSDHYGLQKAKERILEHLAVMKLVKRVKGPILCLVGPPGVGKTSLGRSIARAIGRNFVRVSLGGVRDEAEIRGHRKTYIGSMPGRIIQSLKKAGSRNPVFLLDEIDKMSMDFRGDPSAALLEVLDPEQNRTFSDHYLEVEFDLSEVMFITTANVRYNIPAPLLDRMEIIELPGYMEYDKLEIAKQFLLPKQMKETGLLEKNIRVSDQAILLIIREYTREAGVRNLERSLSTICRKVARKIVSNPKKSFYAITAKNLEDYLGIPKIPEKSVEDEELVGAAVGLAWTEFGGDILMIEATPMDGKSGLILTGHLGDVMKESAQAALSYIRSNARRLGIDPKFFQDHEIHVHVPEGAIPKDGPSAGVTMALAMVSAISRKPICRKVAMTGEITLRGHVLPIGGLNEKLLAARRAGIKTVLIPAQNKKDLTEVPQKIKKDLEIKFVKNMDDVLRFAMRDGFSISQEAGTS, encoded by the coding sequence ATGCAAAGAATTGAACGAGAAGATATTACCATCGAAATAAACGATAAACTACCGGTGCTTCCGTTAAAGGAGACGGTAGTTTTTCCTTATATGATTTACCCGCTTCTGGTGGGGCGGGAGTCCTCGACCCATGCCCTCCAGGAAGCCCTGATGACCGATAAATTAATCCTTCTGGTGGCCCAAAAAGATGTGCAGGAAGAGAATCCTTCTGCCAAAGATCTGTATCGTGTCGGAGTTGTTGCCCGTGTTTTGCAGATTCTGAAACTCCCCAACGGGCTTATTAAAGTTCTGGTCGAGGGTATTATCCGGGCACGTGTAAAACGGTTTATGAAAGTGGAGGATTTTTACCGCGCCACCATCGATCTGGTTCCCGAAACACTGCAGACAAATAAAAAGGTTGAAGCCGGGCTTCGGCATGTGTTGAATTTATTCAAAGAATACATTCTGCTTAACCGCGATGTCCCCGATGAGTTGATTCTGACCGTCGAGAGTCTGGAAAATCCCCAGCGCATTGCCGATTTTATTGCGGCTCATGTGACGAAGAAATTATCCGATAAGCAAAAGCTCCTGGAAACAAAAGATTTAAACAAAGAGCTGGTGGAACTATCGCGGATTTTGGAGTCCGAGAAGGAAATCCTGGAGATCGAGCGCACTATTGAGGACCAGGTGCGCGATCGCATGCAAAAGTCACAGCGAAGCTATTATTTGCAGGAGCAGCTTCGGGTCATCAAACAGGAGCTGGGTGAAGAAGATGAGGTTGTTGGCGATGTCCAGCTTTTGATCGAAAAAATAGAAAGGGCGGGCATGCCCAGGGAGGTGCGGGAAAAGGCCTTTGAAGAAATTGACCGCCTGAAATTTACCCCGACAATGTCTCCCGAATACACGGTGACCCGCAATTATCTGGATTGGCTGCTGGCCTTGCCCTGGAAAAAGCGCACCCGGGATAATCTGGATCTGGACCGGGTTCAGAAAACACTCGATTCCGATCACTACGGACTGCAAAAGGCGAAAGAAAGGATTCTGGAGCACCTGGCGGTTATGAAACTTGTGAAGCGCGTCAAAGGTCCCATTTTGTGTTTGGTCGGGCCTCCGGGTGTGGGCAAGACGTCCCTTGGGCGCTCGATTGCGCGCGCCATCGGTCGGAATTTTGTGCGGGTGTCTCTGGGTGGAGTACGGGACGAAGCCGAAATTCGGGGACACCGAAAAACGTACATTGGTTCCATGCCGGGCCGGATTATCCAGTCCCTCAAAAAAGCGGGCAGCCGAAATCCGGTATTTCTTCTGGATGAAATTGATAAAATGAGTATGGATTTTCGGGGCGATCCGTCGGCGGCTTTATTGGAAGTATTGGACCCTGAGCAAAACAGGACGTTCAGCGATCACTACCTGGAAGTGGAATTTGATCTGTCGGAAGTGATGTTTATTACCACGGCTAACGTGCGGTACAATATTCCGGCTCCGCTTTTGGATCGAATGGAAATCATTGAACTTCCGGGCTACATGGAATACGACAAGCTGGAAATTGCCAAACAGTTTCTTTTGCCCAAGCAAATGAAAGAAACGGGATTGCTCGAAAAGAATATTCGCGTGTCAGACCAGGCCATTTTACTCATCATCCGCGAATACACACGGGAAGCGGGCGTGCGGAATCTGGAGAGAAGCCTTTCTACGATCTGCCGCAAAGTGGCCCGAAAGATCGTGTCCAACCCAAAGAAAAGTTTTTATGCGATTACCGCAAAGAACCTGGAAGACTACCTGGGAATACCCAAAATCCCGGAGAAATCCGTTGAGGATGAAGAACTGGTGGGCGCTGCTGTGGGACTTGCCTGGACAGAGTTTGGCGGCGATATTTTGATGATTGAAGCCACACCCATGGACGGAAAATCGGGCCTGATTTTGACCGGGCATCTGGGAGATGTGATGAAGGAATCGGCTCAGGCGGCACTGAGCTACATTCGATCCAATGCCAGGCGTCTGGGAATTGATCCGAAATTTTTCCAGGATCACGAAATCCACGTTCACGTCCCCGAAGGTGCCATTCCCAAAGACGGCCCGTCGGCGGGTGTAACCATGGCCCTGGCGATGGTGTCCGCCATTTCCCGGAAACCCATTTGCCGAAAAGTAGCCATGACCGGTGAAATTACGCTTCGGGGCCACGTGCTGCCCATTGGCGGGCTAAATGAAAAGCTGTTGGCCGCCCGGCGGGCCGGGATTAAAACGGTTCTTATTCCGGCACAAAACAAAAAGGATTTAACAGAGGTTCCGCAGAAGATCAAAAAGGACCTGGAAATAAAATTTGTTAAGAACATGGATGATGTGTTGAGGTTTGCCATGAGGGATGGATTCTCCATCTCTCAAGAGGCAGGTACCTCTTGA
- the tig gene encoding trigger factor, whose translation MDYSVNDVQAWLREVKFHIPAEEIQEKINEKIRELRKDISIPGFRKGKVPQDIIRMRFGKMILEDILEDAMNEAYKEIVAKENLEVVGPPEIQDQKWDEKEGLDVLLEVEIEPEIELHHYKGLRLTKEIHQIADEEIEATIERLREENAVVEDIDGEAEAGDTVVADLQEVDAGGVPILGHRLENKQIKLGSGEYGKDFEDQLLGVKKGEERKVEKKEEGKPPQYFSVRVKDVTRHNLPELSDEFAKDLGNYESLEDLRKAVREYLEREYENRSRQNLVDGLIDALIAENPFEVPPQMIENSLNGYVEDLKKQLKQDFDVESFREGQKPLVVRSIKWYLIQKQLAKQENLKVSDEDVDAYIEKIAEETHQSLKKLKAKYSLKNRREKLKDQLQEEKIIDFLLKNSEIEEVEINPSEQKVITE comes from the coding sequence TTGGATTATTCTGTTAATGATGTTCAGGCCTGGCTGCGGGAAGTCAAATTTCATATCCCCGCGGAAGAGATTCAGGAAAAAATAAATGAAAAAATTCGGGAACTTCGGAAAGACATCAGTATCCCCGGATTTCGCAAGGGGAAAGTTCCTCAGGACATTATTCGCATGCGATTCGGCAAAATGATCCTTGAGGATATTCTTGAAGATGCGATGAACGAAGCGTATAAAGAAATTGTGGCCAAGGAGAATCTGGAGGTTGTCGGTCCGCCGGAGATTCAAGACCAAAAATGGGACGAAAAAGAGGGATTGGACGTCTTGTTAGAGGTTGAGATCGAACCGGAAATCGAATTGCACCATTACAAAGGCCTTCGATTAACAAAGGAAATACACCAAATTGCCGATGAAGAAATAGAGGCCACAATTGAACGGCTGCGGGAGGAAAATGCGGTTGTTGAAGATATTGATGGCGAAGCCGAAGCAGGGGACACCGTTGTAGCAGATCTTCAGGAAGTTGATGCAGGCGGCGTTCCGATTTTGGGTCATCGGCTTGAAAACAAACAGATCAAACTGGGTTCCGGTGAATACGGCAAGGATTTTGAAGACCAGTTACTGGGTGTAAAAAAAGGGGAAGAACGCAAGGTTGAAAAAAAGGAAGAGGGAAAACCGCCTCAATATTTTTCGGTTCGTGTGAAAGATGTGACCCGTCACAATTTACCGGAGCTCAGTGACGAGTTTGCCAAGGACCTGGGAAACTACGAATCGCTTGAGGATTTACGCAAAGCCGTTCGGGAATATCTGGAGCGTGAATACGAAAATCGATCCAGACAAAACCTGGTGGACGGATTGATTGATGCACTCATTGCCGAGAATCCGTTTGAAGTGCCGCCGCAGATGATTGAAAATTCGCTGAATGGTTACGTCGAGGATTTAAAAAAGCAGCTAAAACAGGATTTCGATGTTGAGAGTTTTCGGGAGGGGCAGAAACCTCTGGTTGTTCGTTCCATCAAGTGGTATTTGATTCAGAAACAGCTGGCCAAACAGGAAAACCTGAAGGTGAGCGATGAGGATGTGGATGCCTATATCGAAAAGATAGCAGAGGAAACCCATCAGAGTCTCAAAAAACTTAAGGCAAAATACAGTCTGAAAAACAGGCGGGAAAAATTAAAGGATCAGCTTCAGGAAGAAAAAATCATTGATTTTCTCTTGAAAAATTCAGAAATTGAAGAAGTGGAAATCAATCCGAGCGAGCAGAAGGTTATTACGGAATAA
- a CDS encoding YihA family ribosome biogenesis GTP-binding protein, with the protein MKYHQAKFIKSVHELKDLPDNDLPQIAFAGRSNVGKSSLINTILHQKKLAKISSTPGKTRSLNFFLIDERFYLVDLPGYGFAKVSREAKRRWQALIEGFLSASENLRGAIVIVDSRIGLTELDEMMISWLKHVPIPFRVIATKIDKLSRNEQARQFKKINANLEKLAVLPAIPFSAKTGEGEPALWKVLYDFLGRKQK; encoded by the coding sequence ATGAAATACCACCAAGCAAAATTTATTAAAAGCGTCCACGAATTGAAGGATTTGCCGGACAATGATTTGCCGCAAATTGCCTTTGCCGGACGGTCAAATGTCGGAAAATCGTCTCTTATCAACACGATCCTTCATCAAAAAAAACTGGCAAAAATCAGTTCCACGCCGGGTAAAACACGAAGCCTGAATTTTTTTCTGATTGATGAACGATTTTATCTGGTTGATTTGCCAGGCTATGGTTTTGCAAAGGTCTCAAGAGAGGCCAAACGCCGCTGGCAGGCACTGATTGAGGGTTTTCTCTCTGCCTCCGAAAACCTCCGGGGGGCGATCGTAATTGTGGACAGCCGCATCGGGCTGACGGAATTGGACGAAATGATGATCTCCTGGCTAAAGCATGTACCGATTCCATTTCGGGTGATAGCGACAAAAATTGATAAGCTGTCACGAAACGAACAAGCCAGACAGTTTAAAAAAATAAATGCCAATCTGGAAAAGCTGGCCGTCTTGCCCGCAATTCCGTTTTCTGCCAAAACCGGGGAGGGAGAACCCGCGCTCTGGAAGGTGCTTTACGACTTTTTGGGCCGCAAGCAAAAATAA